A region of the Pseudomonas sp. A34-9 genome:
CTGACACAAACGTCGTAGCGACGAAAACCCGGAACCAAAATCATCAATTGATAATCGGCAACCCATCAGGCGCAAACGCAATAGATTCTCTATGCACTCCGCCGACGCATCCACCAACCCGGTTTCGGTCAACTCGAAGGTCACCCCGGCCGCTGGTAGCTTGAAACTCGCCAAGGTTTCTTTAATTCGGGAGACCAATCCCACATCTGACAACTGCGAAGGTTGCAGGTTGAATGCAACGTTTAGAGGTTGACCATGCATCAGATACTGGCGCTGTAAATGCAATCCATGTTCGAGCTGGGCAAAAAATAACTGATTTAATAATTCACAGCGTTCGATGGTTGACATAAACACTACAGGCGAAACAATCCCTCCTCTAGGGTGGTTCCAGCGCGTCAAGGCTTCGACGCCTGATACTTGGAGGTTGATCAGATTGACCTTGGGCTGAAAGTAGGTCTCCATTTGACCCTCCACTATTGCCACGCGGACCTCCTCGTCACTAACTACTATATTCATACAGCGGGATACCGCCGGAGGTGTAGGTTCATTCTTGTAGCTCATTAGAAGGTCGCTCAACGCATTAATGTTAAAAGGACTACCCACCTCTCCCAACATTTTCAACCCCAGCAAGGGCATCAATTGTCTCGCCGTTCGCTGCACATCTTCAGCAAGCGAATTGTTGATAATGACCGATCGTACTAATCCGCTAAGCGCCGAACGCCGCAAAAAATCGAGATTTTCCATCCCGTCTTTATGCAAGTCACACACAACAATATCGACCGGCCCGACTTGGCACAGAACATGCCATGCATGATTAGCAGATGCCGCGTCGAATACCGCGTCACAACCAAGCCGTCGGACCATATTGACAATGGCCGTCCGCTGAAAAAAATTGTCGTTCAGGACAAGAACGCGCAAGGGCAAAAACAGCATGAAAACTCTCCGGAAGCAGTGCAATTTAAGTGGTTTAAGCAACCTTCCATAGTACTGGTACGAAGCATTTTTCTTGTCCTAAACATGATGTACTTGAACGCACGGGTATTAAGATCAGAGGCGCTATTTCCTCAAGTCTCACAAAACTACAAAATTGAGTTAATTCAATTTGTTTGAGTTTTCGTATATTCAACATTGTTCAACTTTTTAAAACCTCGAAAAATCCCACCGATACGTAGGAAATTTCCTACCGGATCGCGGGAGGCGCTGCGCTTTGATGTGATACGGCTCATAGGAATTTTCCTACGTCTTGGTGGGATGGATCCTACAGTCCATTTCCTTACACTTACACAAAATTGCCGTGTTCAATCTCGAGCTGTTATTTCCACCTACAGAGAAAAGAGACGCTCTTTTACTGTATAGGTTGAAATCGAAATTGTCGCATTAGTGATGTTGCAGGGCAGGGCTGCATTGTATGCCGCCTCTGGGCGCCGTAGTTGAAAGCTAGCCACATAGTATGTCACACGCCAAAAAACGTACCTGTACAAAATAAACATCGCCTATGAGTTATTGGCGACAGTAACACCCATTAACCTTAACGAAGTAACGGAGTTATAATGATTAAGCACGCGTTCTCCCTGGTAGCACTGGCCGCCGCACTGACCTCTGCAAACGTAATGGCTGCTGATAATGCTGCCGGTGGTGTTATTTCCTTCAGTGGCGCAATTACCGACACTACTTGCACCATCAATGGCGGTAAAAGTGCAGACTTCACCGTTGCCCTGTCGCCTATTTCTGTTGTTGACGCCGGCACCACTGTTGGCCCGTTGACCAAAAACAAAAAATCGTTCTCGTTGACCTTCTCGGGTTGCACCTCGGCCGCTGGAACAGCTGGTACTCCGTTGAAAATGTATTTCTCGTCCGCAGACAATATTTCCACCGACGGTAAGTTTTTGCTGAACAACACCGTCAACGAAAGTGATGCTGCTGTTGCAAAAAACGTCGGTTTCTCGTTGGCGAAGCCAGGCTCCAGCGCACCAATCCAATTGAACGTGCCGCTTGATACCGGCGTCAGCGGGGCTGCTGCAGCACCTGAAACACTCGTACTCGATGCGTACTACTACAAAACCAATACCGCTGCGGCCAAAGTTGGTGCTGTTAGCTCCAACCTGACTTACACCATTTCCTACTTGTAATACAACCTGTGTACCAGGCTCGTTCTATGGGCCTGGTTCTGGAACAGATCATGATCAAGCAAGTATTGTTAGCCGGATTACTACTCAGCGCTGTGTCTGCACAGGCCAATATTGTCATCAACGGCACTCGTGTTATTTATCCAGAAGCAAACAAAGACGTGATAGTACAACTCGTCAATAACGGCAGTGATTCGTCCTTGGTGCAAGCATGGGTAGATGATGGCGACATCAACTCCACACCGGAAACAGCCAACGTTCCGTTCCTCCTGTCTCCGCCTGTTGTCAAAGTTTCTGGCGATAGCGGTCAACAACTCAGGATTACAAAAATCGGCGCCCCACTGGTTGCGGATCGGGAATCTGTTTTCTTTCTAAACGTGCTGGACATCCCTCCAACCCCAGAAAACTTACAGGGCGCAAACAGACTGCAGCTGGCGATCAAGTCTCGCATAAAAATGTTCTATCGCCCGAGTGGACTAAAGGAAACGGTCAGCAAAAGCGTCGAAAAAGTAGAACTGCAAGCGGTCGAGAAAGGTTTTAACGTGATCAATAAAGGCGCGTACTTCTTCACACTCGCCAATATTGACCAGCACGACAAAAAACACCTGCTCGCTGATTCCGTCATGGTCGCTCCT
Encoded here:
- a CDS encoding EAL domain-containing response regulator encodes the protein MLFLPLRVLVLNDNFFQRTAIVNMVRRLGCDAVFDAASANHAWHVLCQVGPVDIVVCDLHKDGMENLDFLRRSALSGLVRSVIINNSLAEDVQRTARQLMPLLGLKMLGEVGSPFNINALSDLLMSYKNEPTPPAVSRCMNIVVSDEEVRVAIVEGQMETYFQPKVNLINLQVSGVEALTRWNHPRGGIVSPVVFMSTIERCELLNQLFFAQLEHGLHLQRQYLMHGQPLNVAFNLQPSQLSDVGLVSRIKETLASFKLPAAGVTFELTETGLVDASAECIENLLRLRLMGCRLSIDDFGSGFSSLRRLCQLPFNEIKLDGEFIQALDDGPRSRAVISSTIALGESLGMTVVAEGIETQDQHRELVKLGCVLGQGYFLGKPMKKQELVNWLQSRAPLRGSGR
- a CDS encoding fimbrial protein translates to MIKHAFSLVALAAALTSANVMAADNAAGGVISFSGAITDTTCTINGGKSADFTVALSPISVVDAGTTVGPLTKNKKSFSLTFSGCTSAAGTAGTPLKMYFSSADNISTDGKFLLNNTVNESDAAVAKNVGFSLAKPGSSAPIQLNVPLDTGVSGAAAAPETLVLDAYYYKTNTAAAKVGAVSSNLTYTISYL
- a CDS encoding molecular chaperone yields the protein MIKQVLLAGLLLSAVSAQANIVINGTRVIYPEANKDVIVQLVNNGSDSSLVQAWVDDGDINSTPETANVPFLLSPPVVKVSGDSGQQLRITKIGAPLVADRESVFFLNVLDIPPTPENLQGANRLQLAIKSRIKMFYRPSGLKETVSKSVEKVELQAVEKGFNVINKGAYFFTLANIDQHDKKHLLADSVMVAPFSSAFVESKEPVKKNTPYIMMYIDDLGAYKTKAVVSH